The DNA segment tattaagatttaagagtatactgagcagtctgagcttgacggagaaaggaagcagcgtcggcagcggcgagcggcggggggaaaaggaaagggagcgggaggcgcgagcagcgggagtcgcgagcagagggaaggctcgcggaagggctcgagggaggcgcgagcagcgggaaggctcgcgggagggctcgcaggaggcgcgagcagcgagagggcttgcgggaggcgcgagcagcgggaaggcttgcgggaggcgcgagcagcgtcagctggagcagcggcagcgagcgacgagatcgcgatcgcgatcgagagtggcagcggcagcaggttagtgttgggttagggttagggttggggttatatcggtttagttggttcgattgaaccaactaacaaccgaaccaagaccgaaccagacctaaaattctggttcggtcgccttggtttacccaggcgctcgcccgaagcgcccagcgcctgggctcgggcgagcgcccaggcggcgcctgtttgaagcgcgccgcctgggacattagcgaggcgctcgggcctcgccttgcccgagcgcctaggcgagtgcccgagcgccttttgcaatcactgaatAGCGctgctaattttttttaaataataaattaataataatagtttCAGTTAAATACCATCTTTAAGGATATTGTTTTCTGGATAACATTTTAATAATAAGGGCTTTAGTTATGTAGTTTTAACGGAAAATTATGAGATGATTAACATCTCTTATGAATTTGAGTTTTCTAAGATTGGGTCGAAGATCAAATGCTCAGACTGCAGAACAAGAACAATGTTGTCTGCCTGCTTCCATTTGCTGTTGCATTTATTGGGTACTTTCTCTGTAAGTTTTAGGCTCTTGTCAATTTCAAAGCTGCCCTCCACTGGGAGTCTCTTGCTTATTGAATATAATAAATCAAATACTTGCCTTGGTTGGAACTTGGATGACTTAAGAATCTGTTTCATGTTTGAACAATGACATGCATGTCTCATAATTTGGAGCATTTCATCTGGTAAAATTTTAAActttaatttttttccctttttggcATAGTGAGCGTATGTGTAATTCCTCTTGTatagtttaagtttttttttgttttatatttttggaAATCAGTTTTATGCTTGAACTTCCCACCTACTGCTATCATGTTTTGTTCATTATCTGTTTTTTGTTTCCTCAAGCTGTGAAGAATGACTTTTTATCTCTGTTGAGCTTGAAGTACACTATTCTACCATACAAACATCTATAACATTACTATACACTTTAGATAAGTACATGTTGTTTAAATGTTGAATCTTCTATCTTGCAGTTCTTGTCTTTGTTGGACACAAAAGTTGCATTCATCTGTGAAATGATGCGGGACTGTTATGAGGCGTTTGCCATGTATTGTTTTGAGAGATACTTGATAGCTTGTTTAGGTATGTTCCCAAAAAAATTGCTGGCTTtgttaaattttgattaatataTTTGAAGGATTAATATATCTTTTCCAATTGAGGTATTGGTTCTTTTTTTCTTGAATATCTAGATTCTGTCATGTTAGATTTGGTAGCAAAGCCTACATTCACAAAATATTAACTTAGAATATTTTGACAAACAATAATTGAGAATATGTGTACAAACTAAAAGAcccatcatttttttattttatttctatgAAAAGGCAAACAGTTTTTCTAATCCCTTCTAATTAGTAATAATGCCTGACAAAGGTGACGAAAAGTCCAATTGCTTCTTATTGTTTCCTATATCTATGATGATGTGGCTCTCTGAGTGATGTAATTCTCTGAGTTAAAGAAGTGAAAGATGATATGATCTTCTTCTCAAACTTAAGACAATCAGTGACCAAAATCTGGATCTATTTTTTTTTAGTATTGTCTACTATGTTTAACACTATAATTGACCCATCCATTGGGACCCAGAGATCATGGATATAAAATTTGTTGCATGGTTAAATAAAGCGAGAATGACCAATAGACTGTTCTCATGAAGTCCGGATGCCTACAAATATGCATTAAGAAATTTGTTTTTCTGATCTCAACTTCTTCTGTAATTGATAAGAGAAGCAGTGGTAGAAGAGTATAACCCTTGAGAAGCCatcaagttttttttcttttctgtgaaTGAACATACACAGAAGAATATGAAATGTCAGAAATGCCTTCTTTGCAGAAAACTGGCCTCTAAATTGCATATGAATATACATGCATAAGGTGGTCTTTAAGTTGAATCTGGTATTATTACCATCTCTCTTCTTGTTTTTCAGAAGTTTGGTTATTTCTTCAGCTAAATATCTATATCAGTGTTTCCTTACATTTTTTGGTGCCAATCTTTGGCTAATTTAGATTATGCAGTACATGGAGGGACATATGATTCTTGTCTTTTCTGATTGGAATATCTCTGTTTTTTAATTCATGTTTTAAGGTGGTGAGGAAAGTACAATTAGATTTATGGAGACTCAAATGGAAATATTTTCTAGCACGCCTCTTTTGGAGCTTGAGCATGCAGATGGAGTGATAAGACATCCATTTCCACTGAATTGCTTCATGAAGCATTGGTATCTTGGTTCTGACTTCTACCATTCTGTAAAGATTGGAATTGTGCAATATGTATGGTTCCACTTTTTTATGATCTTCTGGGCATATTATTGTTTTTTGAACCCTACTTCCATAAATTGACATCAAGATGTCCATCTTGCAGATGATACTTAAGACAGTATGTGCTTTCTTAGCAATCATTTTAGAGCTTTTTGGGGTTTACGGTGAAGGGAAGTTTGGATGGAGATATGGGTAAGATTATCCTTGCTTTTTGATATCTCTTCTTTTAGTTTTAGACTCTATTGCAGCTcatgtaaattataaatactGCATTTGTATTTGTTCAGGGACCATTCAGGTGAACTATGTAAttcaatcaatttttttatatattcaaCTTTGTGTGACTTCAGTTTTCTGAATCTTAACATCTTTGCATCATATTCAATGGTTTCTATGTTGCAGATATCCATATCTAGCAGTTGTTCTGAATTTTAGTCAGACTTGGGCCTTGTATTGCCTCATACAGTTCTATTCTGTTACTAAGCACAAGTTGGAACCTATTAAGCCCCTGGCCAAGTTCCTTGTGTTCAAGTCCATTGTGTTCTTGACTTGGTGGCAAGGTGTTGCTGTTGCATTTCTTTTCTCAACGGGAGCCTTTAAAGGTCATTTGGCACGAGAGTTGAAAACACGCATCCAGGACTATATCATATGCATCGAGGTAACATGCTATACCTTCGGATTTTACATTTACTTGTTTGATTTCTGCTTGTTTTTCTATGTTTTCACCTTACGCATACCATATAAACATTAAGGACTGTTACAAGTTCAACCAAGTTGAGATCTGGCATTTACTGGCTTTCAGATGGTTAATCTGGTAGGTTGTCGATTGTTTGACCCTTGCTTGCAGATGGGGATTGCTGCGGTTGTTCACTCACATGTATTTCCAGCTAAACCGTATCGTCGTGGGGAAAGATGTGTTCGCAATGTTGCTGTTATGAGTGATTATGCTTCACTTGGAGCTCCTCCAGATCCAGAAGAGATTAGTGATGGTGGGAGGTTAACAAGGATGCGAATTGCTCGTCCTGACGACGGGGAAAGACGGTTGAGTTTCCAACAGAGTGTTCGAGACGTATTCTTTGGGAGCGGCGAAATTGTGGGTGTATCATTGTGCTTCATGTCTAGTTTGAATTTTTTGTATCAAATAAGTATTAATTCTTGGGTCTTTGTTTTGCCTGCTAGGTGGCCGATGATGTTAAATTTACTGTTTCTCATGTGGTGGAACCAGTGGAGCGAGGTCTTGCAAGGATAAATGAGACACTTCATCAGATATCAGAAAATGTGAAGCAGCATGAGAAGCGAAAGAGAAAAGCCAAAGATGACAGCTATGTAGTTCCCATGCATTCATGGACACAGGAGTTCATGGAAGTGTATGATCATCTTCCCGAGGGAAGTGTCAGTGATAGTGAATTGGCTAGAAAGAGATGCCAAGCAAACACAAAATTTGCTGCTTCAGAGACTGGTCGATCAGATGCTTCTTCTGAACGTCGCTCATTTGAGTTCAGCGGTGGAAGATGGTCATGATGGACGCATCACGATTAGTAGTAGTTAGACTTTAGTATTAACAATGAGTAAGTTCTGTTGCACTTGTACTGTCGATTGTTAGTATAAAATGATAAGCATATCTTCTTACCTCGTGCATAATTGGTAGGGCTGGACTCGATACGTGAAGATTTTGGTTCAAGCATCCTTCAGGTCTTCACAGCTGAGTAATCTGTGCATATGTGGATCTGATCCAAAGGTCCCAGGTATAAAGTCTCTTGTAATGGTACTAAACTTGATTTAAGTATAACGATGTAATTACACTAGCAACACAAATACAAGATTGACTTTACCAGTCTATGAACATACAATCTGATTTCTCAAGTATAATCTGTTGCATCTTGTGTTTTACTTTCTTATAGGCCTCTTCTCTAGCCTTATGAGTGCCTGAAGAATTGTGATTGGGCTGATTCTTCGAAGCAGTCACGATTTTAATGTTTCTGGGATGTTTGTTGATACAAATATTGTTGTAGCTTATAGTATCGGGCTGCTCGTATATGTAAATCGGTAATATTTCTAGTCAGGAAATTGATAATATTTCTAGgcttttcttgaaatccttgattGCAGCAGATATTATATTTGCCCCTAAAGCTACCTATGAAATTTGTGTGGCATGCTGCGTGGTAGCCCTTCTCAGTTCGCACACTAATGTGAAGGACAAGGTTGAGCAGAGGATAGAAGGTTCTGAAACCAATTTGCCCCTTCACGTGGATCATTAATTTGGTTTTTAGCTACATAATGAATTTGATTTCCTTGGACTTTTTCTTGTACTAAGGCTTGTTCCTATAATTGTTATAGAACTATTTGACATTGATGTGTAGAAACTAGCTTTAAGAGTCGAGTGATTTGTTATGATCTTATGAAAGCTTTATTTTCCGTGACATCAAGCCTGCTCAAAGTGATCAGGAACTTTTATGGGTATCTTGGCTCATCGTTGCCTCGTTTTCTTGCACGTCTCCAtttgagcatattaagataggcaTCATCACTACTAGTGTGTCCACTTCCAATTAACGTTTTTTTTTTCTggaattttaattaaatatgtttTTATGTAATTAACTAATTACATATTTACATTTAAATATTACATATTAGTTGAAACATATTAAGAAATTGTTAATTTGTTTCTATGTAATATTTAAATTTGTCGATCTTATCCTTGAGAAGTGATTAGTTCACTTTTTGTTCCTATTCAATTTCTTTTTCTTGATTGGAAATAACCAGTAACAAAATTAGATCAGGATTTGAATATTTGTATCCTAAAAATAAATAGGGTAAAGAAAGGGCTTTTTCTACATAAATATCTATTTCTAATACCAAATTAAACCCTATGGGTTTATTCTGCTCTATCGGTTCCGGGCCGGGCCGGTCCAGTCATTTATGCCAACGACAAGTTAGGGTTTCTTGTGCGTCATCGTCCGCCGCTCTCCTCTTCTATATATACATGGAGTTGGCGATCCGATCCTCTCCGTTCAGCCGCTGTGGCTTCCCGTAGCCCTCTTTTTCCCTCTTGGTTTtatttttggttttttgttattattttctcTCCGTAGCAAGCAGGCGATGATGAAGACAACAGTCATGCACCACTCTGATGAGGATTCTCGTCTCATGTGCTGACAACAAGTCTTATACCCATCTCCCTCTGAGCCGCTTCTGCCCGGTATTCTCTTCTCTTTCTGTTTTGACCCCTTTTTGGCTCTCGAATTTGTCTTCGGATCTGCTTTTGCTGGGAATGTTTTGTGCTCTTGATGCTATTGATCGAAGCATTCCTTCTTGCGAGTCCCTTCTCTTCTGGATTTGATGACAGTATAATCTTATTTACCAATTTCCTTCTTGTACGACAATGTTTTTCCTCCTCTTTGGTATTTGCGGAGTAGAGGAAAGATCAGATGATGAGGGCTTAGGCCCAACCACGATGCGGACCGAACTGGCTCTTCTTGCGCCCTGTGGATCCCACGTTTTATCTGATGATCttgttctctctccctctcttttttTTATGCGCGTGATGTAGCAGTTTCCAGCGTTAATCGGAAGCATCGTTGGGTACCAATCGGATTAGAAGCACAGCCTGCATTTCTTGGGCTTGTACGATAGGATTGATCATCCTATCGTTCCTGTCAGAATGAGGACTTGATCTTGCTGTTTCTGTGCATGCATCGGTAAGCATGGAATCTTTTCGATCCATCTTCGTCGATCATAAGCAACTGAATACGGGTGTCGTGCTTCTCTTGCACTCACTTGACCGATCTGATACATATAGCTACAGTCGGTGTATACTTCGAACGCTGGGGCAAAACGGAGGGCAGCAGTCGTGTAGAAGCGATGTGACCCTCGTACATAGATCATAACTAATACGTGATTAGACAGAGCTTAGTaattattcagtaatatttgctcTACTTTTATCTAAAATTAATTTCGTGATATATTTTTCCGAGAATAATCTATAGAAAATTTTGACGCAAAACTCTTCATTATCGGATTGGTTGAATATTATATTGAGATTATCCATTAATAtctttattttaatttgaaaattatttttgaattcCATATTGGTGGAAGAGTTATTATATAATTTGATGAAAAAAGTTCAGTCAATGATAGATCATTTCGATTACTTGTTTctcattaattcaaattattcatTAATATCTTTCCTATTGAATTCGAAAAAGTATTTTGTTGCTGTTTCATATTAGGGGCagaattattattaaattttgatttaaaaagtTTTATTGTCAAAGTTTGGTCACAGTTTTATATTATATATGGTAAGGCATGTTTTGTTCCCAGGATGTCACTTGATGCCACACGTCATGTCAGAATTCATACCCTCAAGACACTGTTTGACATGTTTGGTCTTAGCAATCTTGGGACGGCAACGTCTCGCACATCGAGCCAGAATCCATACTGATGTCGTGTTATGTTCATCACATCAATCCACGTACGATCGATCCTCTCATGACAATATAAATACCTCTATCTCGGtctctaaaaagaaaaagaagaaaaagggagaTTATTGACTTGCTCGTTGGAGAGGCCAAAGTCGGGGATCATCGAAGGTTACTTTTGCAAGAAGGAAACCCAACCTTGGGAGTCGCGGATTGGCACTCCCGTGGTGAGTCATCGAtcaacccaccccccccccctctcctcccTCAAAGGTTATTTTTGTAAGAAGGAAACCCAACCTTGGGAGTTGCGGATCGACACTCTCGTGATGAGTCATCGATCAACCCACCCCTTGACTCGAGGATCCAATTGGCTTCGATAACCAGCTCAGTCGGCAAGAGGCTTTCGATATCGACCCGTGGATCAAACTGTACTGGCACCACATTCGTTCTCCAACACTATATATTCTCATTGACACTTTTTGCGCCAAGAATGCTAATGTTTCCTGTATATCTTGCAATCTATTAATCTTTACAAAATCAGATCTTGCCAAATAACTTTGTCAAGGAATTTAAATGACTTTGTCAAAGTAGCATTTCTATCGGACACAATAAAGGACGAGTGCAATGATTGAACACCGGATATTATTCATCATAACAACGATTCAAGGAAGGAAACAGTGGAAGGGAAATAAGCAGGTGTGATGCTTAGTGCATGACGTAGACGTCCCATTCTAGAACGGCATCGCCCAGAGTCTGGTTAAACGAGTAGGTCTTCATGAGCACGTAGCCGCGTGCGAGCCTGAACCCGCCGCTGCCTCCCACCACCGGGAGCTCTCTCACCGGCGAGAAGATGGCGTCTCTGCTCAGTATCGCCAGCGTGCTTCCCTTGTACTCTCCCTCCGTGAACACCAGGTTCACCGTTAGCATTAAGGCGACGTCGGCCGGGTCCTGCGACGCCATAGCGTAGAAGCCTTGCGCCCGGCCGACTAGTGGAGAGGACGGGCTTGGTCCGGTGGTCAACAGGTCGTCTATTACGTAGATGTCGCCGAAGTTGATGCCCGGTCCCGTGCTCGTCTGAGGCCCTTCGGCGACCCTCACAGCGGTGGCGTTGGGGTTGCTTATCTTGTCATGCATGTAGAAGTGTAGGCGAGTGGTCGGCTCCTTCCCGGCGGCCAAGATTGCTACGGAcgcgagagagaggaggaggatgatggtGCCATTGAAGGTAGCCATGCGGGAGGTAGCGAAGCTTCCGTGTGTTGGAAGGTTTGAGGGATGATAGTCCTCATTATATAACGAGGGTTTTGGCCATTTGATGTTTATAATATGCGGAAGACCATGGAATACCAGCTATTTCAAGTGCGTGCATtgattccttctctctctcttaacGAACACATTTATTGTAGAGAGACAAATGGCGGAGTGGACTTACAACAACTGTGTTACATACAGTTCATGCCATCAAAATTTTGTAATGCCCAAGTAGTATTTatgtaacttttgcttcattcaTAGGGAAATCATTCGATTATGATCATACATACGGCTGAGGTTTAATATTGATAGTGATTCAACATCCATATCCAAATCGGATTTTAGGTTGTGAGAATCATACTTGGTCAAAATAAAGTCGGGTGTGGGAATCATAGGGGCCAATTATAGGGGTTTGGTCAACGGCGCAAGAAGTCTACGAGCTGGCGCGTGCGGCTAACTGCCGCCATCGTCAATTCTGCTGTTCCGGCCCTTTCCCAAAGTCAAAATCTCCACCCTGTACCTGCCTCCCACCTCCCACCCTCAACGATGGCAGTCCCATCTCTATTCTTCGCTCTGTGTTTCATCGTAACCTgtctctctccccctccctctttCGTGCTGTTAAGAACTCTCTCGTGCTCTTCATTCTTATCCAATCCTTTCTCTATCTCCGTGAATCCATTACCATCTCGCGGCAGTACACTCGGCCCCATGAGGTCTGCCTCCCTTTCTTCTTTCGCTTCTTCTGCGCCCAGAAACATTGTCTTCTTCAGCGTCtccaaggaggagaagaagaacctCTTGTACTCCTACAATGGCGGCGGCCACGAGCTGCAGGCGTTGGCCCTCAACTGGCTGGGCCAGGCCAAACCCTACCATTCCTGGCACTCCCACACCGCCGACAACATGACATTCGGGTTCCTGATGCACGGCGGGTACACCTTTTTCGCCATCGACAACGCCGGCAGCTCGGAGATGCTGCTGTTCCTCGAGCGCCTCCGCGACGCCTTCGAGGCCGCGCCGAAGAACGACAGGGTGGAAGGCGAGCTCAGCTGGGTCGTCAGGATCGGGGCGGAGAAGGCGCGCACGGAGGAGAGAAAGCCAAAGGACGtctacggcggcggcggcggcggcggcggcggcgagtcGAAGGTGGATGTGCTGCAGGAAGACGCAGGTGGCGTGGTGTCGTCGGGGAGGAGCTCGAGCTCGGTGCTCAAGGCGCAGCAATGCGCGCGCAGGTTGTGGTGGCGCCATGCGAAGACCGTTGCCGCGGTCGACGTGCTGCTATGTCTGGCGATGTTTGCGGTGTGGTTGGTGGTGTGCGAAGGCCTTCAATGTGTTGGTCGACGATGAAGCCGAAGTGCATGCCGGAGCTGTTCATCCGAATGGATTCCAAGTAGCGTTAGCGTGCTGATCTTATGGATGGTCGGTTGGTGGAGACAAGATTGGACCCTGTTGGTCTTCTAAATGTATCTATCTATTGGTTTGTCCTCCCTAATACGCCTCATGGCAGAGATGTACGGTCGGTTGGTTATCCAGGGAATAGACCTTTCGTCACCCAACACTGTTAGTATTCCATCTGTTACCATTGTTGTAAATAATCTGGTTAACCTGCCTGCTTGCTAATGGTTTATTATTTCCCACTAGTCTCAGGCATCGGACGAAGTCCGACTTTATGTCATGTCACCCATCACAGATGCCCAAAAACAACGATCGtaagaacaataataataaaacatatAGAGAGATATAAACATTTTTCATattcgatttttttttctttctgtttttaaTTCTAAATTCTCAACAATCTCTTCACTGTAAACAGTATTCGAAAGAAAGTGGAATTGACAATCAAATTTGATCTTATCAGCAGCATCACCATTGAAAGATTTGCATGCAAACCTGCTTATACATTTCATTTACATATAATGATCCACATCAGAGTCCGATTACTAAGACACAAATTTGGTAGatggacaaaaaaaaaaggggataaAACATCCATAATTTCTCATCACTAAAGGATGAACATCAAATATTTATGTACATAACTATTAAGGTTCAAGCGAATATAAGTGTCTTTAACATGGGCAACAAACATATTTAGAGTAAATCATCCTACTTGGACGCAGCAGCAACATATCTATTGTATCAATAAAGAAAGGTATTCTATTTACTACCGAGGAAAAACACACAGAAACAGTGCTATGAACGCTTGCTCGCTATCCTAATGCATCATCCTTTCACATGTCTGATCTAACGACACCACCATAACCATCACCTAAAGTGTCATCGTCCATCCATCTTTATCCTTACCATCACCAGACAACACGGCAACCTTGGTGACAAAAAGACCCCATGTTGGTTCTCCTATACCAATCGCCCAACCTCCACGGAATAGAACAAAAAGAGCAAGGGAAAATCGTATTCCTACTTGGGAAGGGCAGACGCGCCGGCAGTTCTAATTGGCAACAACGTCCGCATCAGCATCAAGAAAAGCCTTCTCTGAACCAGACTTGGCAGCCTCACCGATGACTGGAAGCTTTTTCTTCGGACAGAGTCTCTTGGCTTCTTCACTTGTGTAAATATACATCTTCCTCACCATACTGCAGAACTCACTGTATATCCATGTACATAAATCAAAATTACTATGGTGCCAGATGTTCAGACACACCTCTCAGAAAGATTTAAGCAGATAATTATATTGTTAAAGAGGAAGTTTTTGGAGCCTTACTGCCAAGGATCATCGCCGACCAACATCATGTCATCCTCATCATCTGTGTAGACAACCACCCACTTCTTAACTCCACCAGAGAGCTCTCCTTCAATGTCAAACATCTCTTCCAGCTTCTGCACAAGTTGATCATATCCGATTAATCTCGTCAGATCCACTGCCCTACCCACTGCCATACCCTGCATGTGAACCTGCACAAAGAGAAGGTGCTTTAGCATACTTTCAAGCTTCAAATAGCAGCTGCTGCAGGAAACAGAATTTCTTACCAGCATCTCTAACAAAAATAGTTTTCCAAGACTTAAATAATGAGTTTGCCGTTGCCAAAGGAGtatagtttcaactttcaacatTTAGATACAAAAATATGTTTGTCAAAGTATGTCATCAAGTTTAAAAGGAAAAGCAATCCATAACCTTTGTGCAGCTTCTCAGTTGCCGGCCTTGCGTCTCCTGAGCTAATTTTAAGCATAAATTCTCTGGCTCACTGTTGACTGCAGCTGCATCAGACTGGTCAATGTTCGATGGTCGTGATTGTTGGTCTGAATCCGCTTCCAAAGATGTCGCTGGCTTGTCCAGCCCAACACCTGAAATTGTAGGAACTCGCGATGTTTCTTCTATTTCAGAACTCTCAAATAGCTGAATCCCAAACAGCCTGCAGCCTTTGCCAGTTTCCTGCTTTTTATCACATGGTTCTCTGTTGATGCTTACTGAGAAGGTATCACTTTGAGTTTCTGTCCTAATTGGCCAGCACATGTGGCCACTGGCAGCAGTTGATGGAGCAATGTTTGCATTGAATCCGATGGAACTAGGCTGTGATGCTGATGAGAATAGA comes from the Musa acuminata AAA Group cultivar baxijiao chromosome BXJ1-10, Cavendish_Baxijiao_AAA, whole genome shotgun sequence genome and includes:
- the LOC135595764 gene encoding protein LAZ1 homolog 1-like; the protein is MTGNIVFSVLFLLLPLAESSRSWKMLNMSLGGEANLLPGWPILSAGAFVLVALVLSLFLIVEHLAVYNQPEEQKFLIGLILMVPVYAVESFLSLLDTKVAFICEMMRDCYEAFAMYCFERYLIACLGGEESTIRFMETQMEIFSSTPLLELEHADGVIRHPFPLNCFMKHWYLGSDFYHSVKIGIVQYMILKTVCAFLAIILELFGVYGEGKFGWRYGYPYLAVVLNFSQTWALYCLIQFYSVTKHKLEPIKPLAKFLVFKSIVFLTWWQGVAVAFLFSTGAFKGHLARELKTRIQDYIICIEMGIAAVVHSHVFPAKPYRRGERCVRNVAVMSDYASLGAPPDPEEISDGGRLTRMRIARPDDGERRLSFQQSVRDVFFGSGEIVADDVKFTVSHVVEPVERGLARINETLHQISENVKQHEKRKRKAKDDSYVVPMHSWTQEFMEVYDHLPEGSVSDSELARKRCQANTKFAASETGRSDASSERRSFEFSGGRWS
- the LOC135595765 gene encoding dirigent protein 21-like, with protein sequence MATFNGTIILLLSLASVAILAAGKEPTTRLHFYMHDKISNPNATAVRVAEGPQTSTGPGINFGDIYVIDDLLTTGPSPSSPLVGRAQGFYAMASQDPADVALMLTVNLVFTEGEYKGSTLAILSRDAIFSPVRELPVVGGSGGFRLARGYVLMKTYSFNQTLGDAVLEWDVYVMH
- the LOC103969766 gene encoding phytolongin Phyl1.1-like, whose protein sequence is MRSASLSSFASSAPRNIVFFSVSKEEKKNLLYSYNGGGHELQALALNWLGQAKPYHSWHSHTADNMTFGFLMHGGYTFFAIDNAGSSEMLLFLERLRDAFEAAPKNDRVEGELSWVVRIGAEKARTEERKPKDVYGGGGGGGGGESKVDVLQEDAGGVVSSGRSSSSVLKAQQCARRLWWRHAKTVAAVDVLLCLAMFAVWLVVCEGLQCVGRR